The Cryptomeria japonica unplaced genomic scaffold, Sugi_1.0 HiC_scaffold_632, whole genome shotgun sequence nucleotide sequence ACAAGAAAATCCTAGACTCCAATCTAAGACATGATCTCTACCATCCATATCTTGACAAACTATCCAAATCTAGAGGTGCTTCAAAGATCGTTATTTTACTTGTCTATGGTCAAACAAGGTGGCATACATATCAACATTTTCATTATAACTAGGGATTGAGTATCTTCGGATTCTCAAATGAATgtaaaagataaattaattaattaaattcattagtgTGTAAAATAATACATCTAACTTCTCGAACTCTCATCATATTAATTGATATCTACTCATCTATTGTACCATTTTAAAAACGGAAAACTTAGTAATAACCATTGATATATTAAAGATTAGACATGgtctctatattttattttaaattttctttaatacatattataattatttaaatttaaattacttattataaataattgaaatgcaaatggaAAGAAATTGCCATGTTCATAGATAATATTCATTTGCTTGCCTACGCACATCTGAAGATATTCATTGTCCAGCTACAACATCGTATGAATTCTAATGAGAGTGGAGCGAGGAAGCTTCCAGAACAATAGTAAAACATTCAAAACGTGTGATGAGGATCCGCTCAATGTGATAAAGTGAGTCGGTAGGTACCTAGTAAAGTCCAAATGCTTTGGTAATTTTAACTGGTTTGTTGTTGTGGCGAATCTTTTGTTTTCTGTGCCTGCTTCGAAAGTCAGTCAATGAGAAAGGGCACGTTACTTTGACTAAACAATCAAAATCAGTTCACAAGAAAGATTAGTAATAGAGCTCTTGCAATTCACTCTATAAATACCATACATACATCTTCTCATACAAAACACCACACCGAACGAACGAAGGCAAGCATTTCGAAGAAGAGTTTTTGTAGAAATCTTGAgataaagagaagagaagagaagatggTGGCAGGAAGTTTCAGCATTGAAATAGAGTCTCCAGTGGAGGCAAAAAGGCTGTGGAAAGCAACTGTGGACACCCACAACTTATTGCCAAAGCAAGCACCAGGCCTCATATCGGGCATCACACTTGTTCAAGGTGATGGAGGAGTTGGTACCATTCGACACGTTAATTTCACTCCTGGTAAGTAACATTTAGGTTTGGTTTCACTATTCTAAACTTGCATCATGTTTAAGTTGTACGTCCCATTTTAACAGCTGAAGATATTGTTTTTCGATGAAGTTTTGAATCATAAGAACCAGAGACATTGTTACTAATAATACGATATGAAATTGTAATTGCTATTGCAGCCAACAAAGATTTTAGCTATATGAAAGAGAAAGTGGACTTAGTTGACGAGGCCAACCTGGTTTATGGTTACAGCCTTGTGGAAGGAGGAATGTTGGGGGAAAAGGTAGCGTCAGTAAGCCACAAGATTAAATACACCCCTAAACCAGGGGGTAATGGTGGATGCATTACCACATTTACCTGCAACTACGATAGCCTACCTGGTGTTCCCCAGGATGAAGCCAAAATTGAGGAGATCAAGGCCAACAACACTGGTTTGTTCAAGCAGGTGGAGGAATATCTTATCGCCAATCCCACTTTATACTGCTAAATGGAGTATCAAGATCTCAATGGCAGCAGTGTCAGTGTCACTTAATAATATCTCACACTGATGATGATAACAGGGAGGGTTGCACTATTTGTCAATGGCAGTTGTGCCACTTAGATATACTTCAATAGGAAGATGTATGTCCTAGGCCTGTTAGCTGGGTCTAACTGTAAAGCTTTCTCACTTTCTCAATGTTGGCTTACATTTTGGGTTTCCAATTTCAGCCTCCTCGCAATTGATTAGAAAAAAAACTTTGTGTTTTTGCTGTAATAATGAGCTAAAGGTCGATGCTTTCTTTTAAGTGTTCAATTATGGTTTTACAATTTTGAAATAACTGTCAATCGAGCACTGTCATGGAGGTTAACTACCTTTCGATATAGAATGGAATGGTGATTTCTTCTCTGCTATTTTCATGGAAGCTTCTTTCCGGTAGAGATGCATTGGCCTTCTTTATTaaaatgcagattgtcttgtgggATTGTATTTTATTTGCTTCTCGACGAAAAATTGAACATAGAATTTTTGTTATCATTGTATAAAAGTGTTAATTGTTCATTGATGTTTTGTATCTATATTTGAAAATTGCCTcaacatacatacctacataaaCATGAGAAATCTTAACACTAGTGTGATGTTTGATTTGCAAAACTAATTCCACAAAGATAAAATGTTCAGTTCTcttcattgatagatgaagaaaAAACCATGCAAAGTTGTTAAATATTTCATTCATCTGTAAGGAATTTACGCAAAGGCTTTCTCTGTAAAAGTTTTGGAACCTTTGTTTTCCATTGTATAGATCTTTCTAATACACTCTTTGACAATAGCTCCTGCAACTAAAAGAAAATATAGccaaaattaaaacatttattttctaGACCACATAATCATGAATAGTTTCTCGTACATAGAATTTTTGTTACCATTATATAAATAATTAACTGTTCGCACTATAATAATATTCTACCCAACCTTTGAGCATGCGTTATTATTAATACACACGTCAGAATTGATTTGTGAATTCATTACAATACTTTGGAATCATTGATATTTTTTAATCTACATTTGAAAATTGTATGCACATACCTACATCAACATGAGAAATATTACGAGTGTGAAATTTGATTCGCAAAGATAATCTCGCCAAGGtaattttttatcataaaataTTCATAACATTTatattgaaatgaaaaaaaaaaagaaacaaaaggttAAAAGGAGATGGAGAACAACGACGGCGCTAGGGTTTCAAACATAGGCGGTGTTGTAGAAGCTGTTGAGGAAGGAGAGGGAGACGGTGAGAACGATGGAGATGGCCCTAGTTGTTGGGTCGTTTCCTGGTGCCTCTCCCTTCTGTTTTCTTTATGCATCCCTTCGATGCCATGTGGGGGATTTTTTTGTGCCCCATTTTTGTCTGGACGGGTGTTTTACATGTGGTAGTTGTGGGAGCTTTCCCTATTCCGTGTAGATTTGTTGGTGCCATTTCTCAGACTGCTTGCCCTAAGGCTTTTTTTTTGTGCTTGGTTTTGGTGTTGCGTGGTACGTGGGGATTTTGTCCTCTTTTTTAGGTGCTCCCCGTACCTCTTTTTGGACAATGCGTTGGTGGTTGGTGAAAGGTGGGAGCGACGAGAGCGATGTTGGAATGCTTGTGGCTGAGGATGTCGAAGTTGCGAGAGACTTCGCCCTTTTCTGTGTGGTCTCTTTTTCTGCTCCTATGGCCGTTCTGGGTGCTTGATGATTTGTACTGATTATAGTGAGGCTATTGAGGGTTTCTTCCTTCGGTTTTGGTATTTGTTTTGTGAATTTGACCCCAAGTTCTAGAATCTttgtttctaattatttttttatgaagatatttcttgttttctttggCGTGTTTGTGGCCTGGTTGCCTTCTGGGCCCGTTTTCACTATTGGATATTGGGTAAGGGGTTTTGATCTTCTTCTGCTCACTCGTGGATATCCTATCGAGGTGATGTTCCTTTTGAGTTTATCTTTTTAGGCTTCCCAAAGCTCAAGGAAGTGGGTCTCCATGGTTTTCTTGTCTATCATGTTTTAGAGTCGCTTCCTGGTGAATGTTTTGTCTCTCCCTTTCTCTCGATCTttgtttctcctattgaggtggagaaccCTTGGTTGGACTGGGTTATGTATCTCTATTGGCTTCCTTGGTTCTCTTCTACTCTTTTTTTTTTGGGGTGAAGCTATCTCCTATAGAAGTGGAGATGTAGGATGCAGGTGATTTTGAGAGGTACTACATGGTTGGATTCCCTGCTTAGTTTTAGTTGCTCCTATGTAGGTGGAGATCTTGGACTTTGGAGGGATCTTCTATTTGTTTGATGGTTCAGGGTGCCATTGCAAAACCCTTTGTGATGGTTTGGGGATCCTATCAGAACCATTTGTTCTTTCTTTTCTGTATGTGTTTGGCTATCTGGAAGAGCAAGTGTTTCCCTTACTtcaaaggttatgggagccttttcaaaacctagTCACCTAGTTGTTTTTTATATGTTATCTTCTCATTTCACTGGGTCTTGAGATTATGGGAGCCTTGCCAAAACCCAAGTTTCAGGTCTTCGTTCCTCTAGGAGTCTCCTATTTATCGACTTCTAGACCTTGAGGTTGTTCAAGCCAAATCTTTGATGCCCAATTGAGGTTATTTAGCTGATGGTTGGTCGTTGTTAAtctttattatattttttgaaGTGTTACATCTTGGGGTTTGGGATACCTGCTGATTCAAGAAGATGTCTCTAATCATTGGTACTATTCTAGGCACACTactgttttcttttcttcttcatgtaTTTGTGTTATTCACTAATCTTTTTCTTGGAGCTTACTCTACATCCATTAGGCCGAGTCAATTGATTTTGTGAGCCTTCTATTGACTTGCGTTTATTCCACaactctattattttctttttcttttcgtcTCTTGaagttttcttgttttcttcaagAGTCATATTAATCTTTTTTACCTCAAATTCCAAGGCGATTTTCTTGGTCTATTACGATGATAAGCCATTTAGTGGAATGTTGCCCTAAAGCTCAACATTTAGCATTTGGATCTCCATGCCTTGTGCTTGATATTGATTGCATAACTTATTGGAAGTATCTTTGGTCCACTTTGGTTAGACTACAAGGGCTACATTCCCACCCTCTCGATCAAACCTAGGGATGAAGATGGATAGTGCAAGTTTATGAAGGAAGGGGTCTAAATTGGAATAAAGCTTATGTGATCTTTTAAGTTTTGACAAATTATTGCGAAGGATGCAAaagaatttgaatattttatccCAAAAATTGAATGTCTACTGCCTCAATCTAGCTCTCTGTAttatatgaaaatataaaatatGTATAAAAGATGTTTATATTCTTATAGAATTGAGACTCTATTATTTCTATGAATATAAGCTCGGTTGTCCTTCaacaaatcaaaaaatattttaaatccctTTGGGATCG carries:
- the LOC131052091 gene encoding pathogenesis-related protein 1-like, whose translation is MVAGSFSIEIESPVEAKRLWKATVDTHNLLPKQAPGLISGITLVQGDGGVGTIRHVNFTPANKDFSYMKEKVDLVDEANLVYGYSLVEGGMLGEKVASVSHKIKYTPKPGGNGGCITTFTCNYDSLPGVPQDEAKIEEIKANNTGLFKQVEEYLIANPTLYC